A part of Capsicum annuum cultivar UCD-10X-F1 chromosome 6, UCD10Xv1.1, whole genome shotgun sequence genomic DNA contains:
- the LOC107856684 gene encoding ATP synthase subunit d, mitochondrial isoform X1 translates to MSGSVKKIADVTFKAGRTIDWEGMAKLLVTDEARKEFSSLRRAFDDVNSQLQTKFSQQEPEPINWEYYRKGIGSRLVDMYKEAYESIEIPKFVDKVTPQYKPKFDALLVELKEAEQKSLKESERLEKEVADVQELKKKLSTMTAEEYFEKHPELKKKFDDEMRNDYWGY, encoded by the exons ATGAGTGGTTCAGTGAAGAAGATCGCCGATGTGACTTTCAAGGCCGGCAGGACTATTGATTGGGAAGGAATGGCAAAGCTTCTCGTCACCGATGAAGCTCGTAAGGAGTTTTCAAGTCTCCGTCGCGCCTTCGATGATGTTAACTCCCAACTTCAAACCAAGTTCAGCCAg CAGGAACCTGAACCTATCAACTGGGAGTATTACAGAAAAGGAATTGGTTCTCGCTTAGTAGACATGTACAAAGAGGCCTACGAGA GCATTGAGATCCCCAAGTTTGTGGATAAGGTCACTCCTCAATATAAACCAAAATTTGATGCCTTG TTGGTGGAGCTGAAAGAAGCCGAGCAGAAATCTCTGAAGGAATCTGAAAGATTAGAAAAAGAAGTTGCAGACGTGCAAGAGTTGAAG AAAAAACTTAGTACCATGACAGCTGAAGAATACTTCGAGAAGCATCCTGAGCTAAAGAAGAAGTTCGATGATGAAATGAGGAATGATTACTGGGGCTACTAG
- the LOC107856684 gene encoding ATP synthase subunit d, mitochondrial isoform X2: MSGSVKKIADVTFKAGRTIDWEGMAKLLVTDEARKEFSSLRRAFDDVNSQLQTKFSQEPEPINWEYYRKGIGSRLVDMYKEAYESIEIPKFVDKVTPQYKPKFDALLVELKEAEQKSLKESERLEKEVADVQELKKKLSTMTAEEYFEKHPELKKKFDDEMRNDYWGY; encoded by the exons ATGAGTGGTTCAGTGAAGAAGATCGCCGATGTGACTTTCAAGGCCGGCAGGACTATTGATTGGGAAGGAATGGCAAAGCTTCTCGTCACCGATGAAGCTCGTAAGGAGTTTTCAAGTCTCCGTCGCGCCTTCGATGATGTTAACTCCCAACTTCAAACCAAGTTCAGCCAg GAACCTGAACCTATCAACTGGGAGTATTACAGAAAAGGAATTGGTTCTCGCTTAGTAGACATGTACAAAGAGGCCTACGAGA GCATTGAGATCCCCAAGTTTGTGGATAAGGTCACTCCTCAATATAAACCAAAATTTGATGCCTTG TTGGTGGAGCTGAAAGAAGCCGAGCAGAAATCTCTGAAGGAATCTGAAAGATTAGAAAAAGAAGTTGCAGACGTGCAAGAGTTGAAG AAAAAACTTAGTACCATGACAGCTGAAGAATACTTCGAGAAGCATCCTGAGCTAAAGAAGAAGTTCGATGATGAAATGAGGAATGATTACTGGGGCTACTAG